In a genomic window of Spirochaetaceae bacterium:
- a CDS encoding Rpn family recombination-promoting nuclease/putative transposase: MDKPKTTNTPKDSVFTFLFNDETKLRELYFALTGTKITKDVPIIINTLKDVLFMERINDISFEVNGQLIVLIEHQSTINKNMPLRMFLYAARLYEKIFSDDKNIYRASRITIPRPQFFVLYNGLAPMLEDEKILKLSESFADYGDNFIHLELEIKVININYGRNIDIVNKSKNLSDYSAFIAKIEEGKMEGLTKEDAFNEAIKYCVSNNILKEFLQTHSSEVFNMLTTTWDWDKYYEVRLEETREEGIKEGIKEGIKTLARNLLADGVSMQLIAKNTGLNEQELKKLQQGQE, from the coding sequence ATGGATAAGCCTAAAACGACTAATACCCCCAAAGACAGTGTTTTTACATTTCTTTTTAATGATGAAACAAAACTTCGTGAGCTTTATTTTGCTTTAACTGGGACTAAAATAACTAAAGATGTCCCAATAATCATAAATACCCTTAAAGATGTATTATTTATGGAGCGTATTAATGATATTTCTTTTGAAGTTAATGGACAATTAATTGTGCTTATCGAGCATCAATCTACTATTAATAAAAATATGCCGCTTCGTATGTTTTTATATGCAGCACGGCTTTACGAGAAAATATTTAGCGATGATAAAAATATTTATAGAGCAAGCCGCATAACGATACCACGACCACAATTTTTCGTACTCTATAATGGCTTAGCGCCTATGTTGGAAGACGAAAAAATCCTTAAGCTTTCCGAAAGTTTTGCTGATTACGGTGATAACTTTATCCATCTTGAGTTGGAAATAAAAGTAATAAATATTAATTATGGCCGTAACATTGATATAGTAAATAAAAGTAAAAATTTATCCGATTATAGTGCCTTTATAGCCAAGATTGAAGAAGGAAAGATGGAAGGGCTAACTAAAGAAGACGCTTTTAATGAAGCAATAAAATATTGCGTCAGTAATAATATACTGAAAGAATTTTTACAAACACATAGTTCGGAGGTATTTAATATGCTTACAACAACTTGGGATTGGGATAAATATTATGAAGTTCGTTTAGAAGAAACACGGGAGGAAGGTATCAAAGAAGGTATCAAAGAAGGTATCAAAACATTAGCTCGCAACCTTTTAGCAGATGGAGTATCTATGCAGCTTATAGCAAAAAATACTGGCTTAAACGAACAGGAATTAAAAAAGCTACAACAAGGGCAGGAGTAA